One part of the Ranitomeya imitator isolate aRanImi1 chromosome 10, aRanImi1.pri, whole genome shotgun sequence genome encodes these proteins:
- the LOC138651961 gene encoding olfactory receptor 6N1-like, with protein MERDFNNSKVHEIILHGFPNLQRFHVFLFVLLLIIYLFIISGNAVILLLICRESALHFPMYFFIAALSCLEIGYTAVTIPKMLVDLLDDEKKISFNGCFVQAYFLHALGAAECYVLTIMAYDRYLAICKPLRYSAIMTTSLNVNLIFSCLIGGIFSPVIEIIFISLLPFCGPNRIENVFCDFPPLVSLACTDTRLYIMVEFIVSSFIILLSSAFVLFSYTRIIHVILKIKSKTGRQKAFSTCGAHLIIVTLFFGSIGFMYIRVTKSYSVDYDRVVGLIYAVFTPLANPIIYGLRNQEIKRFLFKHLSYKNKF; from the coding sequence ATGGAAAGAGACTTCAATAATAGCAAAGTTCATGAAATTATTTTACACGGATTTCCAAATCTCCAACGCTTCCATGTTTTTCTTTTTGTCCTTCTCCTTATAATCTACCTGTTCATCATTTCCGGCAATGCTGTGATATTGCTTTTGATCTGCAGAGAGTCCGCCCTACACTTCCCCATGTACTTCTTCATTGCAGCCTTATCCTGTTTGGAAATCGGCTATACGGCTGTCACAATTCCAAAAATGTTGGTTGATCTCTTGGATGACGAGAAGAAGATCTCTTTCAATGGATGCTTTGTACAGGCTTATTTCCTACATGCTCTGGGAGCAGCTGAGTGCTATGTCCTCACCATTATGGCGTATGACCGATATTTGGCCATCTGTAAGCCACTAAGATACTCGGCTATTATGACAACTAGCCTAAATGTGAATTTGATCTTCAGTTGTTTGATAGGAGGGATTTTTAGCCCAGTGATTGAAATTATTTTTATTTCTCTCCTTCCATTTTGTGGTCCAAACCGAATTGAGAATGTGTTCTGCGACTTCCCCCCGTTGGTCTCGTTAGCATGTACAGATACAAGGTTATATATAATGGTGGAATTCATCGTCAGCTCCTTTATCATCCTCTTGAGTTCCGCTTTTGTTCTTTTCTCTTACACCAGGATAATACATGTAATCTTAAAAATTAAGTCGAAAACTGGGCGccagaaagccttctccacctgcggAGCTCATCTAATTATTGTAACCCTTTTTTTTGGCAGCATTGGATTTATGTACATTCGTGTCACAAAAAGTTACTCTGTAGACTATGACAGGGTTGTGGGTCTCATCTACGCCGTCTTTACTCCACTTGCCAACCCCATCATCTATGGTCTGAGAAATCAGGAAATCAAAAGATTCTTATTTAAGCATTTAAGTTATAAGAACAAATTTTAG